AGAGCCGTTTCCACCATAGCCCGCCAAGGCAGGATGGCGGATGATCACTTTTTAAATATTACAATGATACTCATGTTATCTCTGGGGCGAGCTGAATCACGGTTGTTTTGTTAACCGTTCAACGGGACAAGAGACTGAATCTCATATACGACCCGAGGACTTGGTTCATGTATCGTCTGTTGGACTGTATCACCCAGGAGCATATTTATGGCCTGGTTGCCGTGGCTGCTTTTATTTGCGTCATCGGTTCGGTCCTCTCCACACATATGTCCACCCGTTTGACCCAGTGGACGGGCATGCGCCGCCTGGTTCAGCTGCCCCTTGCCGGTTTGATCACCGGGGCCACGATCTGGTCGACCCACTTTATCGCGATGCTGTCCTATGACCCGGGCTATGCGCATGGGTATGAACCGGTGCTGACTGGCGTATCGCTTCTGGTCGGCGTCATCGGTTCACTGGCTGCAAACACCGGGCTGGCCTATGCCCGCAGCCGGATTGCGGCCTGTGCAGCGGGGGCGGTGTTCGGGCTGACCGTGACGGCGATGCATTACACTGGCATGAACGCCTATTTGCTCCCCGGAACGATTGTCTGGAGCCTTCCGCATCTGGTGGCCTCTGTCCTTCTGGGCGCGGGTTTTGGCGCACTCAGCTATGGTTTGATTGTCCAACGCCTGGGCGGGGTGGCCGGGCGGCTATGGCCAGCGGGGGCCATGGTCCTGGCGATCTGTCTTATGCATTTCACCGGGATGAGCGCCATCGAGATCCGGCTGGATTCCTCAATTGAGGTGCCGACCGAGACAATTTCGGATACCGCCATGGCCATGCTGATCTTCGGAGTGACAGGGATCATTCTGCTGATTGCCATCGCTTCTGCGAGTATTGAGGTCAATCTCGAAGGGGAATCCCGTTCCCAACTCACCCACGCGGCCCTGCATGATCCGCTGACCGGCATGCCCAACCGGATGTGGCTGACCCGCAAACTGGATGCCCTGCAGACGCAGCTGACCGAAAATGAGACAGCAAAGGCGGCGGTGCTGACGATCGACCTCAATCTGTTCAAGGAGGTGAACGATCTGCATGGCCATGCGATAGGAGATGCAGTATTGCGCCGGGTTTCGCAGAGCTTGAATGAGCAAAAGAGTGAAGGCGAATACATCGCGCGGGTTGGCGGTGACGAATTTGTCGCCATCAAACTGGGGTTCCGCCGCATCGAAGAGGTGCAGAGCTTTGCAGAGCGTCTACATGCCGCCATAGTAGAGCCCATCGACCTGGAGGAAGTCTCGTTGCGGGTCGGGGCGTCGATCGGGATTGCATCGACGCTGGAAGACGGGCGTGATCCGAACCAGTTGCTGCATAAATCGGATGTGGCGATGTATCGGGCCAAGTCAGAAGCAGACACGCCGATCTGCCAATTCGACGAGGAAATGGACCGCCGTAGCCGGGACAAGACGCAGCTGGTGCATGACCTGCGTCTGGCGCTGCAGAACAATGAATTCGAACTGGTGTATCAACTCCAGAACACATTGGAAACGCTGGCGCCGGTGGGGTTCGAAGTGCTCTTGCGCTGGAACCATCCGACGCGTGGTCGGGTGTCCCCGGATGAATTCATCCCGGTGGCCGAAGAAACCGGTCTGGTGCGCGATATCGGCGCCTGGGTGCTGCGGGAGGCCTGCCGCGAGGCGGCGCAATGGGATCACCCCTACAGCATTGCCGTCAACGTGGCGCCGCAACAGCTGGTGCAGCCCTCGTTTGTCGAAGACGTGATGGACAACCTGTTCGAGACCGGCCTCGACCCGCAGCGCCTTGAACTGGAAATCACCGAAGCCAGCATCATCGACGATCAGGCGCATACGCTGAAGGTGATGCACAAGCTGAAAGAGCTGAGTATTCGCATCGCCATGGATGATTTCGGCACCGGGTATTCGTCGCTGTCGATGTTGCAGACCTTCCCATTCGACAAGATCAAGATCGACCGCAGTTTCGTTCAGGACGTGCATAAAGACGCACAGCGTGCCGCCATCGTGCGCTCCACGCTGCTGCTCGGGGCTGCCCTCGACATTCCGGTTCTTGCCGAAGGGGTCGAGGTCGAAGACGAACTCAGCTTCCTGCGCGCAGAAAGCTGCACCTCGGTTCAGGGCTTTTACTTCGGTCAGCCAATGACCCGGGACGACATGCGCCGGATTGCCTGCAATGCGGCAGTGGACGGCGAGAAAAACGCCGCATAACCCCTGGACTGCGGCCTGCCTGCCGAACAGAGGCTGCACAGCCTGTGTACGGGGGGTGTCCGGATGTCACCCCCCGACTCTTGAGCCTTTCGGCCCCCGTTACCCGACCACGTTGAACTCCGGCCCGTAGGGGTAGCCGGTGATGTTCTCGTTGCCATCCTCGGTGATCACCAGGATGTCATGTTCGCGGTAGCCGCCCGCGCCGGGGTTGTCTTCCGCGATGGTCAGCATGGGCTCCATCGAAATGACCATTCCCGGCTCCAGCACCGTGTCGATATCCTCGCGCAGCTCCAGCCCGGCCTCGCGCCCGTAGTAGTGGGACAGGACGCCAAAGGAGTGCCCGTAGCCAAAGGTGCGGTATTGCAGGAGATCGCGTTCTTCGAAGAAGGCGTTGATCTTATGGGTGATTTCGGCGCAACTGGCGCCGGATTTCAGCAGCGAGATGCCGTATTCATGGGCGGCGACATTGGCCTCCCAGACTTTCAGGCTGTCGGGATCGACCTCTCCGACGAACAGGGTCCGCTCCAGCGCGGTGTAATAGCCCGAGATCATCGGAAAGGTGTTCAGCGACAGGATATCGCCGCGCTGCAGCTTGCGCGCAGTCACCGGGTTATGGGCGCCATCAGTGTTGATGCCCGACTGGAACCAGACCCAGGTGTCGCGGTATTCGGCATCGGGAAAGCGTTTGGCGATCTCCAGCTCCATCGCATCGCGTCCCGCCATGGCCACGTCGATCTCCCGCACCCCTTCGCGGATCGCATCGCGGATGGCATAGCCGCCCACATCGGCCACTGCGGCACCGGCGCGGATCATCTCGATCTCGGCAGCGGATTTATGCATGCGCTGGCGCATGGTCGGCTCGTAAAGATCCACCATCTCAGCCGGTTGCAGAAAGGCTTCGAGCTTGCCCTTTTGCAGCAGGGTCAGGTGATCGCTCTCGTAGCCCACCGTTGCGCAGGGGCCAGAAACCGACAGGATCGCACGCCAGAAATTGTCGCGCTGCCAGTCGGTATAGGTGATGTTATCGCAGAAAGAGCGGCGCCAGGGCTGGCCCGCGTCGATGCCTGCGCTGATGGTGACGGCGGCATCGGCGGTCACCACAAGACCGTAGGGACGGCCAAAGGCGCAGTAGGTAAACCCCGAATAATACGAGATATTATGCATCGACGTGAAGACGGCGGCGGTGACGCCTGCCTGCTCCATGATCTTGCGCAGGCCCGCAATGCGCGCCTCATACTCGGCCACGGGGAATTGCAACGGCGCCTTTTCGCCATTGTGAAAACGGTACATGTCAGGACGTGCAGTCATGCTGGATCCTTCCTTTGCTTACAAGAAAGGTCCCGGCGTACAGGACAGATTGTGTGTCTAAGTCAGGGTCCCGTGAGAACTCCCTCACGCGGCGACGCCATCGCCCGGCCCTGATCCCAGACATGCTGCGGAATCGCAGCGCTGGCAAGTGTTTTCTGCGCCGCCCTGCCCGGGTCGTGCCTTGGTGCGGCGCAGATCGGCAGGGCTACCTAATTGACGATCAGCGCCACCAAGTCGCTGTCGGGATCCGCCAATGGGTCGATGACATTGAAATGATGCTTGCCAAAGGCGATGACGTGATCCGTCGCCCAGGCATCGGTCAGCCATTGCGCCTGATCCAGAAAGGCCGGGCGTTCCTCGGCGCCGACCCAGACGGTGACCGGTACGTCATAGCGGTCCTGCATCTCCACCGGGCTTTCGGCCTTGGCGGCCTCGGCATCCATCTTGAATTGCTTGTTCATTGAGGTTCGCAACAGCGGCAGCAGATCCGACAGCGGCGAAATTGGGATCACTGTTTTCAGGCGCGCGCCTACATCCTCGGGCAGCAGCGCCCGGTCCAGCATGCGGGCGACCAGATGCCCCCCGGCAGAATGCCCGGCCAGGGCGATGGGGCCGTCCACTTCTTCGGCGATATGTACCACCGCCGAGGCCACCTGCCGGGTGATATCGGCAATGGAGACATCGGGGCACAGGTCGTAGGACGGCATTGCCACGGCCCAGCCATGCGCCAGCGGACCTACCGCCAGATGCGACCAAGTGCTTTTGTCGAACCGCAGCCAGTAGCCGCCGTGCACGAAGATGAAGACACCCTTGGGCGTACCTTCGGGCAGGAAGAGGTCGAACTTGTTTCGATCGCCTGGACCGTATGGAATGTCGAGCTGGGCGCGCTCGTGCAGGCTGTTGCGGAAATCCTCGGCCGAGGCATCCCAGCGCGGCGGATAATCATCGGCCCCCGCGATATAGGCTCCGTTGGCATAGGCGTCGTCCAGTTCCATGGCAGTCTCCCCGGTTTGTTGTTTTTGCCAAAGTGACGGGCTGCGCGGGACAATGTCAAACAGCTAACTGAAGCGGCGGCATCCGGCCCTTCTGCTTTGCCTATGACCAGCGTCCGGCAGATTTATGATCAAATTCTGGACTCATCGAAGGTTCTGGACATATGAATGACCAGCTGATTTGCATGCCTGCAAATAATCCGGGGAGACACCAATGCTGACCAAGAACACCGAGCTGAAGTCCCTTTTGAAGGACCCGACCCTGCTGGAAACCCGCGCCTATGTGGGCGGCCAGTTTGTTGACGGAGACAAGGGCACCTTTGTTGTCACCAACCCCGCGCGTGGCGATGTGGTGGCTGAAGTTGCCGATCTCAGCCGCGCGCAGGTTGCAGGTGCCATCGCCCAGGCCGAAGCCGCACAGAAAGACTGGGCCAAATGGACCGGCAAGGAACGCGCGAATGTCTTGCGCAAGTGGTTTGACCTGATGATGGAAAACCAGGACGACTTGGGCATCATCCTGACCGCGGAAATGGGCAAACCCCTAGCCGAAGCCAAGGGCGAGATTGCCTATGGTGCATCTTTCATCGAGTTCTTTGCTGAAGAGGCCAAGCGGATCTATGGAGAGACCATTCCCGGCCATCAGCGGGACAAGCGGATCACCGTTCTGAAACAACCCATCGGGGTTGCCGCCTCGATCACGCCGTGGAACTTTCCCAACGCGATGATTACCCGCAAGGCCGGTCCGGCGCTGGCCGCAGGCTGTGCCTTTGTCGCCCGCCCGGCCGAGCTGACGCCCCTGTCGGCCACCGCGCTGGCGGTTCTAGCGGAACGCGCAGGCATTCCGGCGGGTGTGTTCAACGTGGTCACCACCTCGGACGCGCCAGAAACCGGGCTGGAATTCTGTGAGAACCCGGCGGTGCGCAAGCTGACCTTCACCGGCTCGACCCCGGTTGGCCGTCTGCTGCTGCGCCAAGCGGCGGATCAGGTGATGAAATGCTCGATGGAACTGGGTGGCAATGCGCCTTTCATCGTCTTTGACGATGCCGATCTCGACGCTGCTGTCGAAGGCGCGATCATGTGCAAGTTCCGCAACAACGGCCAAACCTGCGTCTGCGCCAACCGGATCTACGTGCAGGCCGGTGTCTATGATGCTTTCGCCGCCAAGCTGAAAGAGGCGGTTGCCAAGATGAAAGTCGGCGACGGTCTTGAGGACGGCGTTCAGTTCGGCCCGCTGATCAACGACAAGGCCGTTGAAAAGGTCGAGGCCCATCTGGCCGACGCGCAGGCCAAGGGCGCCGAGATCATTCTGGGCGGCACCCCGTCCGAGCTGGGCGGCTCCTTCTTCCAGCCGACCATCGTGACCGGCGCCACCACGGATATGCAGTTCTCGACCGAGGAAACATTCGGCCCGCTGGCGCCGCTGTTCAAATTCGAGGACGAGGACGAGGTCATCGCCATGGCCAATGACACCATCTTTGGCCTCGCATCCTATTTCTACGCCAAGGATCTGAGCCGGGTCTACAAAGTGGCCGAGGCGCTGGAATACGGCATCGTCGGCGTCAACACCGGGATCATCTCGACCGAGGTCGCGCCCTTTGGCGGCGTCAAGCAGTCGGGCCTCGGGCGCGAAGGCAGCCATCACGGCATCGAAGATTATCTGGAGATGAAGTACATCTGCATGTCGGTCTGATCCGGCACGCAAAGGATCAGAGCATCAGGACTGGGGTCCGTGACCGGCAAGGTCGCGGACCCTTTTTCGTATCTGCGCACGAAAAGCCTCGACCGCCCCTGCCTGCCCCGGAAGGCGAGGCAGAACCGGTTGCGACATGGCGAAATAGCTAATCGCCCCCAGCAGATCGCAAACCGCTGCCAATGCGGCCGCGGGCGGCGCGGCGCGCCAGGCCGGTGCATCCTGCACCATGGCCACCAGTTCCTGCAAAAAGGGCCGCAGGAACCAGCGTTCAGCGGGCTGGTCTTCCTGTCGGTCATCCAGCAGCTCCCGCAGGATCAGGCGGCTGTCGACAGGATTGAGCAGCCCCTCGCTCAGATAGGTTTCGAAAAACGTCTCAAGCCGCTGCTCCGGCGCGGCATCGGGGTTCTGCGCCTCCATCAGCATCAGCATCATGCGATCCGCTACCCCTTCCAGCACCCGCTCATACAGCGCGTCCTTGCTGCCGAAATGGTGCAAGAGAGCCTGTTTGGTCAGCCCCAGCTCATCCGCGATATTGGCGATCGAGGCGCCGTGATAGCCCCGGTTCGCAAAAAGCTGCGTTGCGGCCAGAACGAATTCGTCCGGACGATTTGCGGATCGTGACGCAGGGCGGTCAGCGGGGCGAGAGGCAGGGGGCATGGCGGCTCCTTTCCAGCTTCTGATAGCAGAAAAGGACGGTCCCTACCATCCGGTCAGTTTCGACCGTGAGATGCGCCAAACGCAAAAGCCCCCGCGCCCGGCATCCGGACACGGGGGAAGGAAGGCCGCCACGGGTAGGACGGCGACCTCGGGGAGTTTCAAAGCAGGCAGAACCCTGTGCGGGGAAGGATCAGTTGACCTTCTGCGCTTCCAGTTCGGCGCGCTGCGGTGTGGCAGAGCTGATCTCGATCCGGCGCGGTTTCAGGGCCTCGGGCACTTCGCGCTGCAGGTCGATATGCAGCATGCCATCCGCATGGCTGGCGCCGGTGACGCGCACATGGTCGGCCAGTGTGAAACGGCGCTCGAACGCGCGGGTGGCGATGCCGCGGTGCAGGAAGGTCCGGTCCTCATCCGCTTCGGCCTTGCGGGCCGACACGACCAGGGCGTGCTCCTTCACCTCGACGCTGAGGTCGGCTTCGGAGAAACCGGCGACCGCAATCGAAATGCGATAGCTGTCGGCATCGGTCTTTTCAATATTGTAAGGGGGATAGCTGGGCTGGCTTACATCGTTGCTGAGAACCCGGTCCATCAGGTCCGCGATCTGGTCAAATCCCACGGTCGCACGGTGCAGCGGTGCAAAATCAAAGGTACGCATATGTGTCATCCTCATCATTGAGCGATATGTACATTGCCCTCCCACGTCTGGGGCAGGGCGTTCATTTCCATCGGGCCCCGCTTGGCGGCGACCCGACACAATCGAGATAAGGACTGCATCGTGGGTTTCAAGAGGTTGGCAGGGCGCGGAAATATGCCCCGTCTGAGGCCTACTGACGGATGAATTTGGCGCCGCTGGTACGGCGGCCATCGCCGACCTGAACCCGGCCCACACCGGGCGGCATGCGGCTGCCGATATGGGTGCCGGTCAGCTGCGCCTGCAACAGATCCAGCCCCTCGCCCAGCGCCGCGCCAAGCGACACCCGCTGGCCGTTCACCTCTGCCTTGGCCGAGACCACCGAGACGATGCGTGGTGTTTTCCCGTCAAAGGAAAACACCGGCGCTCCGGAGGAGCCGAAATCCACATCGCAGGACATCACAAGAACCCCCTGCTGCTGTGCGGTGACGGCGCAGACCTCCTGCAGCGAGGGCGCTTCGGAGCGATCATGCGCATAAGACACCACGCCAATCCGGCTCCCCCTGCGCGGGCGCCGGTCGGTTTCGAACGGGATAACGGTGGTGTTGCGGATGGGGCGCTGCAGCTGCAACAGCGCGATATCCTTGCGCACCCGCCCGGTCGATACCTCGCCATCATAGACATAGTCGGGGTGGATCACCGCCCGGCGCACCGAGCGATAGGCCGAGGCGCGGCCATTGCGCCAGCCGGCCAGAAACTCGATCGTCTCTGGGGCGATCCGCTGACCGGTCCGCCCATCAAACAGACAATGTGCTGCTGTCAGGACCAGATCCGGCGCGATGAGCGAGCCTGTGCAGAAGCCTTCACCATTGACATCGAGACGGCCAACCGCCTCCCAGGCGCGGCCCGCATCCGTGGTGTCGAGCCGCTGAAGTCGGCTGTCACCAGCCGCCACAAACGCGGGCAGCAGCGCCGCCAAAATCCCGAAAACCCAATGCCGCACGCATGTCTCCCTGCTCACCCTGCTTTCAGGATAGGTATCTGTTGGGGCGAAAATACGGCAAGGGCCGCGCTGAAACAGCCCGGCCCCGCAAAAAATTTACCACTGTGGGATCAGCGCAGGATCGGCACCTGATCCTCAGCCGTGGCGGCATGCCCGTTCCCATCGGTCATCGCCGGCGGTTTCGGACCACCCGTGGCCCAGTCCAATAACTCAACCGTATGTACGATGGGCAACTTGGTGCCTGACCCAATCTGCATCATGCAGCCGATATTGCCAGCAGCGATCAGGTCGGGGTTCTTTGCCTCCAGCGTTTTCACCTTCCGCTCTTTCAACTGCCCCGAGATCTCGGGCTGCATCAGGTTGTAGGTCCCGGCCGACCCGCAGCACAGATGACTGTCGGCAGGCTCCACAACCTTGAAACCGGCGCGTTTCAGCAGCGTCTTGGGATGCGTCTTGATCTGCTGGCCGTGCTGCAGTGAGCAGGCCGCGTGATAGGCAACGGTCAGCCCCTTGTCGCCACCTTCGGGCAGGTCGAGTTGCATCAGCAGCTCGGAAATATCCATCGCCCGTTCCGATACCCGCGCCGCATCCGCCGCCAGCGCATCATTGCGGAACATATGGCCGTAGTCCTTCACCGTGGTGCCACATCCCGAGGTGTTGATGACGATGGCATCCAGCCCCTGTCCGTCGATCTCGGCACACCAGGCGCGGATGTTCTTGGCCGCGGTGGCGTGGCTTTCGTCCTCACGGCCCATGTGATGGGTCAGCGCCCCGCAGCAGCCCGCACCCTTTGCCACGACCACTTCGCAGCCCAGCCGGGTCAGCAGGCGAATGGTGGCATCGTTGATATCGGTATTGAGCGCCTTTTGCGCGCAGCCGGTCATCAGCGCCACGCGCTTCTTGCGCGGCTCTGCGGGGGTGAAGCTTTGCGGATCATCGTTGCGGCTGACCGGCGGGATGTCCTTTGGCGCCATGTCCAGCATCGCCCGAAGCCGCGCATCGGGCACCAGCCCTTTGAAGGGACGCGCCAGTTTCGCACCGAACAGCGCGAGGCGGAATCGGCCCGGATAGGGCAGAATCTGCGCCAGAACCCAGCGCAGGGCCCGGTCGGTAAAGGGGCGTTTGTAATTCTTGTCGATATAAGCGCGCGCGTGGTCAATCAGGTGCATGTAATGCACGCCCGACGGGCAGGTGGTCATGCAAGCCAGGCAGGAAAGGCAGCGGTCGATATGCTTGACCGTCTTTTCATCCGGCACGCGGTTGTTTTCCAGCATGTCCTTGATCAGGTAGATCCGCCCGCGCGGGCTGTCGAGCTCATCCCCCAGAACCTGATAGGTCGGACAGGTCGCGGTGCAAAATCCGCAATGCACGCAGGAACGCAGGATCTCGTTCGAGCGCTGAATGCCGGGATCCTTCAGTTGGTCTTCGGTAAATTCAGTCTGCATGTCTTATCCCATCAGGCCAGGGTTCAGGATCCCGCGCGGATCGAACTGGTCGCGCAGCCCCTTGGACAGGGCCGCAAGAGGCGCCGGTTGCGGTTCGAACCGGCCAAGACGCGCAGCGATTTCGGCACTGGCGCGAACCAAGGTGGCATGGCCTGGAACTGGCTCCATTCCGGTGCCTGCGCCCGACATCTTTTTGCGCAGGTCGCTACCCTCGGGCATCAGCGCCCAGATCAGCCCGCCGCCCCAGTCGAGTTGCAAAGCCGTCGCGCCAAGGCGCGGCGCCAGCTCCACCGCATCCGAGGGCTTCACGCTGATCCGCCAGACATCGCCATCGTGGCCGTGGAACGCTGCCACATCGCGGATGCTACGCCACAGATCCTCGTCCGCCTCGGCGCGGTGAGCAATGCCGTGCTCAGCCAGCCGCTTCACCAACGCATCACAGCGGTAGTCCACCGATTCCTCGAAGCCTTCGACGCG
This genomic stretch from Phaeobacter gallaeciensis harbors:
- a CDS encoding putative bifunctional diguanylate cyclase/phosphodiesterase, coding for MYRLLDCITQEHIYGLVAVAAFICVIGSVLSTHMSTRLTQWTGMRRLVQLPLAGLITGATIWSTHFIAMLSYDPGYAHGYEPVLTGVSLLVGVIGSLAANTGLAYARSRIAACAAGAVFGLTVTAMHYTGMNAYLLPGTIVWSLPHLVASVLLGAGFGALSYGLIVQRLGGVAGRLWPAGAMVLAICLMHFTGMSAIEIRLDSSIEVPTETISDTAMAMLIFGVTGIILLIAIASASIEVNLEGESRSQLTHAALHDPLTGMPNRMWLTRKLDALQTQLTENETAKAAVLTIDLNLFKEVNDLHGHAIGDAVLRRVSQSLNEQKSEGEYIARVGGDEFVAIKLGFRRIEEVQSFAERLHAAIVEPIDLEEVSLRVGASIGIASTLEDGRDPNQLLHKSDVAMYRAKSEADTPICQFDEEMDRRSRDKTQLVHDLRLALQNNEFELVYQLQNTLETLAPVGFEVLLRWNHPTRGRVSPDEFIPVAEETGLVRDIGAWVLREACREAAQWDHPYSIAVNVAPQQLVQPSFVEDVMDNLFETGLDPQRLELEITEASIIDDQAHTLKVMHKLKELSIRIAMDDFGTGYSSLSMLQTFPFDKIKIDRSFVQDVHKDAQRAAIVRSTLLLGAALDIPVLAEGVEVEDELSFLRAESCTSVQGFYFGQPMTRDDMRRIACNAAVDGEKNAA
- a CDS encoding aminopeptidase P family protein produces the protein MTARPDMYRFHNGEKAPLQFPVAEYEARIAGLRKIMEQAGVTAAVFTSMHNISYYSGFTYCAFGRPYGLVVTADAAVTISAGIDAGQPWRRSFCDNITYTDWQRDNFWRAILSVSGPCATVGYESDHLTLLQKGKLEAFLQPAEMVDLYEPTMRQRMHKSAAEIEMIRAGAAVADVGGYAIRDAIREGVREIDVAMAGRDAMELEIAKRFPDAEYRDTWVWFQSGINTDGAHNPVTARKLQRGDILSLNTFPMISGYYTALERTLFVGEVDPDSLKVWEANVAAHEYGISLLKSGASCAEITHKINAFFEERDLLQYRTFGYGHSFGVLSHYYGREAGLELREDIDTVLEPGMVISMEPMLTIAEDNPGAGGYREHDILVITEDGNENITGYPYGPEFNVVG
- a CDS encoding alpha/beta hydrolase; amino-acid sequence: MELDDAYANGAYIAGADDYPPRWDASAEDFRNSLHERAQLDIPYGPGDRNKFDLFLPEGTPKGVFIFVHGGYWLRFDKSTWSHLAVGPLAHGWAVAMPSYDLCPDVSIADITRQVASAVVHIAEEVDGPIALAGHSAGGHLVARMLDRALLPEDVGARLKTVIPISPLSDLLPLLRTSMNKQFKMDAEAAKAESPVEMQDRYDVPVTVWVGAEERPAFLDQAQWLTDAWATDHVIAFGKHHFNVIDPLADPDSDLVALIVN
- a CDS encoding NAD-dependent succinate-semialdehyde dehydrogenase, which codes for MLTKNTELKSLLKDPTLLETRAYVGGQFVDGDKGTFVVTNPARGDVVAEVADLSRAQVAGAIAQAEAAQKDWAKWTGKERANVLRKWFDLMMENQDDLGIILTAEMGKPLAEAKGEIAYGASFIEFFAEEAKRIYGETIPGHQRDKRITVLKQPIGVAASITPWNFPNAMITRKAGPALAAGCAFVARPAELTPLSATALAVLAERAGIPAGVFNVVTTSDAPETGLEFCENPAVRKLTFTGSTPVGRLLLRQAADQVMKCSMELGGNAPFIVFDDADLDAAVEGAIMCKFRNNGQTCVCANRIYVQAGVYDAFAAKLKEAVAKMKVGDGLEDGVQFGPLINDKAVEKVEAHLADAQAKGAEIILGGTPSELGGSFFQPTIVTGATTDMQFSTEETFGPLAPLFKFEDEDEVIAMANDTIFGLASYFYAKDLSRVYKVAEALEYGIVGVNTGIISTEVAPFGGVKQSGLGREGSHHGIEDYLEMKYICMSV
- a CDS encoding TetR/AcrR family transcriptional regulator, whose protein sequence is MPPASRPADRPASRSANRPDEFVLAATQLFANRGYHGASIANIADELGLTKQALLHHFGSKDALYERVLEGVADRMMLMLMEAQNPDAAPEQRLETFFETYLSEGLLNPVDSRLILRELLDDRQEDQPAERWFLRPFLQELVAMVQDAPAWRAAPPAAALAAVCDLLGAISYFAMSQPVLPRLPGQAGAVEAFRAQIRKRVRDLAGHGPQS
- a CDS encoding Hsp20 family protein, encoding MRTFDFAPLHRATVGFDQIADLMDRVLSNDVSQPSYPPYNIEKTDADSYRISIAVAGFSEADLSVEVKEHALVVSARKAEADEDRTFLHRGIATRAFERRFTLADHVRVTGASHADGMLHIDLQREVPEALKPRRIEISSATPQRAELEAQKVN
- a CDS encoding trypsin-like serine peptidase, which translates into the protein MLAALLPAFVAAGDSRLQRLDTTDAGRAWEAVGRLDVNGEGFCTGSLIAPDLVLTAAHCLFDGRTGQRIAPETIEFLAGWRNGRASAYRSVRRAVIHPDYVYDGEVSTGRVRKDIALLQLQRPIRNTTVIPFETDRRPRRGSRIGVVSYAHDRSEAPSLQEVCAVTAQQQGVLVMSCDVDFGSSGAPVFSFDGKTPRIVSVVSAKAEVNGQRVSLGAALGEGLDLLQAQLTGTHIGSRMPPGVGRVQVGDGRRTSGAKFIRQ
- the glcF gene encoding glycolate oxidase subunit GlcF; translation: MQTEFTEDQLKDPGIQRSNEILRSCVHCGFCTATCPTYQVLGDELDSPRGRIYLIKDMLENNRVPDEKTVKHIDRCLSCLACMTTCPSGVHYMHLIDHARAYIDKNYKRPFTDRALRWVLAQILPYPGRFRLALFGAKLARPFKGLVPDARLRAMLDMAPKDIPPVSRNDDPQSFTPAEPRKKRVALMTGCAQKALNTDINDATIRLLTRLGCEVVVAKGAGCCGALTHHMGREDESHATAAKNIRAWCAEIDGQGLDAIVINTSGCGTTVKDYGHMFRNDALAADAARVSERAMDISELLMQLDLPEGGDKGLTVAYHAACSLQHGQQIKTHPKTLLKRAGFKVVEPADSHLCCGSAGTYNLMQPEISGQLKERKVKTLEAKNPDLIAAGNIGCMMQIGSGTKLPIVHTVELLDWATGGPKPPAMTDGNGHAATAEDQVPILR